A single region of the Gossypium arboreum isolate Shixiya-1 chromosome 12, ASM2569848v2, whole genome shotgun sequence genome encodes:
- the LOC108476852 gene encoding uncharacterized protein LOC108476852 — protein MDVEDDTREGLASSIILQSLESTRQGDKLSDEDLAWVNSCLVTDTEILERNWSSFKDVLLEIIGDQPEPLDSSATGSNGFLSGTEISIAPSIKEAEAANYSGRTDEDLLVIPVDGENGMNTNNIPIKKRTGTQQQFLQEDSTEMFWGDPFRRTYKENDRKDSAVDSGVKSSLSAEEMNSSTADIFRVWDLDIPVDGDNGINTNNIPIKKRTGTQLQFLQEDSNKMFRGDPFRPTYKENERKDSAVDSGVKSSLSAEEMNSSTVDIFRVWDLDIPDEEDDLINELNKVAAETTTSFPSMPLPFDDSTALKDLEDEPLDNLIAGIADLSLNAEKF, from the coding sequence ATGGATGTAGAAGATGACACAAGAGAGGGCTTGGCTTCCTCCATTATCCTTCAATCTTTGGAATCCACTCGGCAGGGAGATAAGCTTTCTGATGAGGATTTGGCTTGGGTTAATTCTTGTCTGGTTACAGATACTGAAATTttggaaagaaattggtcttctTTCAAAGATGTTTTGCTGGAGATCATTGGTGACCAACCTGAGCCACTTGACTCTTCTGCAACTGGAAGCAATGGTTTTCTTAGTGGAACTGAAATCAGTATAGCTCCTTCCATCAAGGAGGCAGAGGCTGCCAATTACTCAGGGAGAACTGATGAAGATCTTCTTGTCATTCCAGTGGATGGAGAAAATGGAATGAACACCAACAACATTCCTATCAAAAAGAGGACTGGTACCCAGCAGCAATTTCTTCAGGAAGATTCCACTGAAATGTTTTGGGGAGATCCTTTCCGACGCACCTACAAGGAGAATGATAGAAAGGATAGTGCTGTTGATTCAGGAGTTAAATCAAGCTTATCTGCAGAAGAGATGAATTCATCAACAGCGGATATCTTCAGGGTATGGGATTTGGACATTCCAGTGGATGGAGACAATGGAATAAACACCAACAACATTCCTATCAAAAAGAGGACTGGTACTCAGCTGCAATTTCTTCAGGAAGATTCCAATAAAATGTTTCGGGGAGATCCTTTCCGACCCACCTACAAGGAGAATGAAAGAAAGGATAGTGCTGTTGATTCAGGAGTTAAATCAAGCTTATCTGCAGAAGAGATGAATTCATCAACAGTGGATATCTTCAGGGTATGGGATTTGGACATTCCGGATGAGGAAGATGATCTTATTAACGAGTTGAACAAGGTTGCTGCAGAGACAACAACTTCCTTTCCATCAATGCCATTGCCTTTTGATGATTCAACAGCATTGAAAGACCTGGAAGATGAACCACTGGATAATTTGATTGCGGGCATTGCAGATCTATCTTTAAACGCTGAAAAGTTTTAG